From Sphingomonas nostoxanthinifaciens, a single genomic window includes:
- the prfB gene encoding peptide chain release factor 2, whose translation MRAEAQAHIDQIDAALALVRRFLDWDRAVRRLDELNNRVEDPKLWDDPKAAQAVMQERRRLDEAIAAVNTIDRERTDTVELMEMAEAEGDTALVDEGVESLAALAARAETDKIKALLAGEADANNSYVEINAGAGGTESQDWAEMLQRMYTRWAERRGMKVELIDHHSGEQAGIKSATLLLKGENAYGYAKTESGVHRLVRISPYDSAARRHTSFSSVWVYPEIDDDIEVNYNESDLRIDTYRASGAGGQHINTTDSAVRITHIPTGIVVQCQNQRSQHKNKAEAYNQLRARLYERELAEREAVANAQNATKTDIGWGHQIRSYVLQPYQLVKDLRTGVTSTAPSDVLDGDLDKFMAAALSQRVTGETVEVEDVE comes from the coding sequence ATGCGCGCCGAAGCGCAAGCCCATATCGACCAGATCGACGCCGCGCTGGCGCTGGTCCGCCGCTTCCTCGACTGGGACCGCGCCGTGCGCCGCCTCGACGAGTTGAACAACCGCGTCGAGGATCCGAAGCTGTGGGACGATCCCAAGGCGGCGCAGGCGGTGATGCAGGAGCGGCGCCGGCTGGACGAGGCGATCGCCGCCGTCAACACGATCGACCGCGAGCGCACCGATACGGTCGAGCTGATGGAGATGGCCGAGGCCGAGGGCGATACTGCTTTGGTCGACGAGGGCGTGGAGTCGCTCGCGGCGCTCGCCGCGCGCGCCGAGACCGACAAGATCAAGGCGCTGCTCGCGGGCGAGGCCGACGCCAATAACAGCTATGTCGAGATCAACGCCGGCGCCGGCGGCACCGAGAGCCAGGATTGGGCCGAGATGCTGCAGCGCATGTATACGCGCTGGGCCGAACGGCGCGGCATGAAGGTGGAGTTGATCGACCACCATTCGGGCGAGCAGGCGGGCATCAAGTCCGCCACGTTGCTGCTCAAGGGCGAAAATGCCTATGGCTATGCCAAGACCGAAAGCGGCGTCCACCGCCTCGTCCGCATCAGCCCCTATGACAGCGCGGCGCGCCGCCACACCAGCTTCTCGTCGGTCTGGGTCTATCCGGAAATCGACGACGATATCGAGGTCAATTACAACGAGAGCGACCTGCGCATCGACACCTATCGCGCATCGGGCGCGGGCGGCCAGCACATCAACACGACCGATTCCGCCGTCCGCATCACGCACATTCCAACCGGCATCGTCGTGCAGTGCCAGAACCAGCGTTCGCAGCACAAGAACAAGGCCGAGGCCTACAACCAGCTTCGCGCGCGCCTCTACGAGCGCGAACTCGCCGAGCGCGAGGCGGTGGCCAATGCGCAGAACGCCACCAAGACCGATATCGGCTGGGGCCACCAGATCCGCTCCTACGTGCTCCAGCCCTATCAGCTGGTGAAGGATCTGCGCACCGGCGTCACCTCGACCGCGCCATCGGATGTCCTCGACGGCGATCTCGACAAGTTCATGGCGGCGGCGCTGTCGCAGCGCGTGACCGGCGAGACGGTCGAGGTCGAGGACGTCGAGTGA
- a CDS encoding class I SAM-dependent methyltransferase, with amino-acid sequence MRAVALTALLLLAGCTKHGSATADRTGDGFPTVHRSVAPTVSPQWSNESERDRRREAGAVMAAAGIRPGMTVADLGAGEGYYTIRLAAKVGKDGRVLAEDIVPAYHDALADRVYRDRLDNVSVKLGKPADPELPAGSFDRTFMVHMYHEIASPYEFLWKLRPALRPDGQVVVVDADRPTQAHGTPPADLDCEFRAVGYALTKRVSMPQAGGYLALYHAEGPRPAPSAIVACPAGS; translated from the coding sequence GTGAGAGCAGTCGCGCTGACGGCGCTCCTGCTGCTGGCCGGCTGCACCAAACACGGCAGCGCGACGGCGGACCGCACCGGCGACGGCTTTCCGACCGTGCACCGCTCGGTCGCCCCGACGGTGTCGCCGCAATGGTCGAACGAGAGCGAACGCGACCGGCGGCGCGAGGCAGGCGCGGTGATGGCGGCGGCCGGCATCCGCCCCGGCATGACCGTCGCCGATCTCGGCGCGGGCGAGGGCTATTACACCATCAGGCTGGCGGCGAAGGTGGGCAAGGACGGCCGCGTCCTCGCCGAGGATATCGTGCCGGCCTATCACGATGCGCTGGCCGACCGCGTCTATCGCGATCGGCTCGACAACGTCTCGGTCAAGCTCGGCAAGCCCGCCGATCCGGAGCTGCCCGCGGGCAGCTTCGACCGGACTTTCATGGTCCACATGTACCACGAGATCGCGTCGCCCTACGAGTTCCTATGGAAGCTGCGCCCGGCGCTGCGCCCCGACGGACAGGTGGTGGTGGTCGACGCCGATCGGCCGACGCAGGCGCATGGCACGCCGCCGGCCGATCTCGACTGCGAGTTCCGGGCGGTCGGCTATGCGCTGACCAAGCGGGTCAGCATGCCGCAGGCCGGCGGCTATCTCGCGCTCTATCACGCCGAAGGCCCGCGGCCCGCACCGAGCGCGATCGTCGCCTGCCCTGCTGGGTCTTAA
- a CDS encoding Rne/Rng family ribonuclease — MSTRMLIDARHREETRVAVVKGNRIEEFDFESEEHKQLKGNIYLAKVTRVEPSLQAAFVDYGGNRHGFLAFSEIHPDYYQIPKEDREALLREEAEHAAEEEALRAREDDDDDDVDAIERLDDDGARETLDAAEDYEDEHGDEDSPAPKPVSTGGGDDGAAESLRQKRMSLRRRYKIQDVIRRRQVLLVQVVKEERGNKGAALTTYLSLAGRYCVLMPNTSHGGGISRKISNAADRKRLKSILANLNLPNTMGCIVRTAGLQRTTQEIRRDFDYLARLWDDIREATLGSTAPAEIYRDSDLVKRAIRDIYSKDIDEVIVEGEDGYRAARNFMKLLMPAHARKIAPYSDAVPLFQRYGVEDQLAAMYQPVVQLKSGGYIVINPTEALVSIDINSGRSTREHNIEQTATATNLEAAQEIARQLRLRDMAGLVVIDFIDMENGSNNRKVEKAMKEALKNDRARIQVGRISSFGLFEMSRQRLRTGMLEASTRLCPHCEGTGFIRTASSSGLQALRLLEEEAARGRGSHLVLRASQEAVLYVLNRKRAELADIEERYGVVIEIISDGRPEGARMAVEASGMPPSHAPRLPQPIVPEPDDDIVDEIEDEEDEEAAAPEQREERAAEGGEDGEGRRRRRRRRRRGGRRDAVEGEASNEDGEAASDDDGVEDMAPVEADAETEAGEPVEVVTGQEERPRRGRRGRRGGRRDRGGAAEAVEAEAAPAAEPVEVVAPEPVAEAEPVVEAAPVAEEAAPTARRRPRARKAAAEAPVAEPLVEAAPAPVVETPVAEPAVAEEAPKPRRGRRKAAAAPVSEEAVEPAPVAAPAPTRRRRAAAAVAEPVVAPEAEPVEAPVEAVAAPDAAEDASGEAPRRGWWQRTFGA; from the coding sequence ATGTCCACGCGCATGTTGATCGACGCGCGCCACCGGGAAGAAACCCGTGTGGCGGTCGTCAAGGGTAACCGCATCGAGGAATTCGATTTCGAGTCCGAAGAGCATAAGCAGCTCAAGGGGAATATCTATCTTGCCAAGGTGACGCGGGTCGAGCCGTCCTTGCAGGCCGCGTTCGTCGATTACGGCGGCAACCGCCACGGCTTCCTCGCTTTCTCGGAAATCCATCCCGATTATTATCAGATCCCCAAGGAGGATCGTGAGGCGCTGCTCCGCGAAGAAGCCGAGCATGCCGCCGAGGAAGAGGCGCTGCGCGCCCGCGAGGATGACGACGACGACGATGTCGACGCGATCGAGCGGCTCGACGACGACGGCGCGCGCGAGACGCTGGACGCCGCCGAGGATTATGAAGACGAGCATGGCGACGAGGATTCGCCGGCGCCCAAGCCCGTCTCCACCGGCGGTGGCGACGATGGCGCGGCGGAATCGCTGCGCCAGAAGCGGATGAGCCTGCGCCGCCGCTACAAGATCCAGGACGTCATCCGCCGGCGCCAGGTGCTGCTGGTGCAGGTCGTCAAGGAGGAACGCGGCAACAAGGGTGCGGCGCTCACCACCTATCTCAGCCTGGCCGGCCGCTATTGCGTGCTGATGCCGAACACCAGCCATGGCGGCGGCATCAGCCGCAAGATATCGAACGCGGCCGATCGCAAGCGGCTGAAGTCGATCCTCGCCAATCTCAACCTGCCGAACACGATGGGCTGCATCGTCCGCACCGCCGGGCTGCAGCGCACCACGCAGGAGATTCGCCGCGACTTCGATTATCTCGCCCGTTTGTGGGACGATATTCGCGAAGCGACGCTCGGCTCGACCGCCCCCGCCGAAATCTATCGCGACAGCGATCTGGTGAAGCGCGCGATCCGCGACATCTATTCGAAGGATATCGACGAGGTCATCGTCGAGGGCGAGGATGGCTATCGCGCCGCGCGCAACTTCATGAAGTTGCTGATGCCGGCGCATGCCCGCAAGATCGCGCCTTATTCGGACGCGGTGCCCTTGTTCCAGCGCTATGGCGTCGAGGATCAGCTCGCGGCGATGTACCAGCCGGTCGTGCAGCTGAAGTCGGGCGGCTATATCGTCATCAACCCGACCGAAGCGCTCGTCTCGATCGATATCAACTCGGGCCGTTCGACGCGCGAGCACAATATCGAGCAGACCGCGACCGCGACCAACCTCGAAGCCGCGCAGGAAATCGCGCGCCAGCTCCGCCTGCGCGACATGGCGGGCCTCGTCGTCATCGACTTCATCGACATGGAGAACGGTTCGAACAACCGTAAGGTCGAGAAGGCGATGAAGGAGGCGCTGAAGAACGATCGCGCCCGCATCCAGGTCGGCCGCATCTCGTCGTTCGGGCTGTTCGAGATGAGCCGGCAGCGTCTGCGCACCGGCATGCTCGAGGCGTCGACGCGGCTCTGCCCGCATTGCGAGGGCACCGGCTTCATCCGCACCGCATCCTCGTCCGGCCTGCAGGCGCTGCGCCTGCTGGAGGAAGAGGCCGCACGCGGCCGCGGTTCGCACCTCGTGCTGCGCGCGAGCCAGGAAGCGGTGCTGTACGTCCTTAACCGCAAGCGCGCGGAGCTGGCCGATATCGAGGAACGCTATGGCGTCGTGATCGAGATCATCAGCGACGGTCGCCCGGAGGGTGCGCGCATGGCGGTCGAGGCATCGGGCATGCCGCCGAGCCACGCGCCGCGCCTGCCGCAGCCGATCGTGCCCGAGCCCGACGACGACATCGTCGACGAGATCGAGGACGAGGAAGACGAAGAGGCCGCGGCACCGGAGCAGCGCGAGGAGCGCGCCGCCGAAGGAGGCGAGGATGGCGAAGGCCGTCGTCGTCGCCGCCGTCGCCGCCGTCGTGGCGGGCGCCGTGACGCGGTCGAGGGCGAGGCCTCGAACGAGGACGGCGAAGCCGCTTCGGACGATGACGGCGTCGAAGACATGGCGCCGGTCGAGGCCGACGCCGAGACCGAGGCTGGCGAGCCGGTCGAAGTCGTAACGGGCCAGGAAGAGCGTCCGCGTCGCGGTCGTCGTGGCCGGCGCGGTGGTCGTCGCGATCGCGGCGGCGCCGCCGAGGCCGTCGAGGCGGAGGCCGCCCCGGCTGCGGAGCCGGTCGAGGTCGTCGCGCCCGAGCCGGTGGCTGAAGCCGAGCCGGTGGTCGAAGCGGCCCCGGTCGCCGAGGAGGCCGCACCGACCGCGCGCCGCCGTCCCCGCGCCCGCAAGGCTGCAGCCGAGGCTCCGGTCGCCGAGCCGTTGGTCGAAGCGGCACCCGCACCGGTGGTCGAGACGCCGGTCGCGGAGCCGGCTGTGGCCGAGGAAGCGCCCAAGCCGCGTCGTGGCCGTCGTAAGGCGGCTGCTGCGCCGGTGAGCGAGGAGGCTGTCGAGCCCGCACCCGTGGCCGCCCCGGCGCCGACCCGTCGTCGCCGTGCGGCTGCTGCGGTCGCCGAGCCGGTCGTGGCTCCCGAGGCCGAGCCGGTCGAGGCGCCGGTCGAGGCCGTAGCGGCCCCGGACGCCGCCGAGGACGCATCGGGCGAGGCGCCGCGTCGCGGCTGGTGGCAGCGCACCTTCGGCGCCTGA
- a CDS encoding penicillin-binding protein 1A — protein MKLALPRLPHGSGRLSHLFARRWVRWGLAALVLLAAAYGLLWALFLRDLPSAQALLAYEPPLPTNVRAIDGTPVYSFARERRVQLSYDEFPPQLVQAFISAEDKTFFHHTGVNPLTFLNGVYEYVTKYGSGERAHGGSTITQQVAKNLIVGNEYSPTRKIKEAVLAFRIEGAMSKQQILELYLNQIFLGRNAYGVQAAALAYFGKDVGQLTLPEAAYLATLPRAPANYDPDRHAERARDRRSYVLRQMRENNYITPAQEAAADASPLGTVARSDARRDAERAFDGYYMEEVRRELIAKYGTDDNDGANSVYAGGLWVRSSLDTAAQKAVEQALRDGLVRFEAAAGWRGRSGHIDIGDDWAAKLASFDLGTGYANWRKALILEKSPASAQLGFADGTTSQLFPWGAAAPKRGIGGRAFDFLHKGDVVIVAPAGSGWALRSIPDVSGGMVVENPHTGQVLAMQGGFDSHHPFNRATQAFRQPGSSFKPFVYMAALESGMTPASIIVDGPFCVFQTAQLGTKCFRNFSGGYAGPQTMRWGVEQSRNLMTVRAASQAGMDKVVGVAKDFGVGTYPPYIAYSLGAGETTVLRMVNAYSELANQGRSLTPSLIDYVQDRHGKVIWRADERPCEGCNAPDWNGGAMPRPRPRSHQVIDAMTAYQMVHIMEGVVQRGTATALRDLGRPMFGKTGTNTGPTNVWFVGGSADLVGGVYIGYDKPRPMGGYAQGGTIAAPIFRQFATVAMKDMPVVPFKVAPGIRMVTIDRRSGRKIFGAWPSPDPLSPVIWEAFKPESEPRRVIGKAELAQRPAEKRAIRSDSDFLQATGGIY, from the coding sequence GTGAAGCTCGCTCTCCCCCGCCTGCCCCACGGGTCCGGCCGCCTTTCGCACCTGTTCGCGCGCCGCTGGGTGCGGTGGGGCCTCGCCGCGCTCGTGCTGCTGGCCGCCGCTTATGGCCTGCTCTGGGCGCTGTTCCTGCGCGACCTGCCCTCGGCGCAGGCGCTGCTTGCCTACGAGCCGCCGCTGCCGACCAACGTGCGCGCGATCGACGGCACCCCGGTCTACAGCTTCGCGCGCGAGCGGCGCGTGCAGCTTTCCTACGACGAATTTCCGCCGCAGCTCGTCCAGGCATTCATCTCGGCCGAGGACAAGACCTTCTTCCATCATACCGGCGTCAACCCGCTGACCTTCCTCAACGGCGTCTACGAATATGTGACCAAATACGGGTCGGGCGAGCGCGCGCATGGCGGCTCGACCATCACCCAGCAGGTCGCGAAGAATCTGATCGTCGGCAACGAATATTCGCCGACGCGCAAGATCAAAGAGGCCGTGCTCGCCTTCCGCATCGAAGGCGCGATGTCGAAGCAGCAGATCCTCGAGCTTTACCTCAACCAGATCTTCCTCGGCCGTAACGCTTATGGCGTGCAGGCGGCCGCCTTGGCCTATTTCGGCAAGGACGTGGGCCAGCTGACCCTGCCCGAGGCCGCTTACCTCGCCACTTTGCCGCGCGCGCCAGCCAATTACGATCCCGATCGCCACGCCGAGCGCGCGCGCGATCGCCGCTCCTACGTGCTGCGGCAGATGCGCGAGAACAACTATATCACGCCGGCGCAGGAAGCGGCCGCGGACGCCTCCCCGCTCGGCACGGTCGCGCGCTCCGACGCACGCCGCGACGCCGAGCGCGCGTTCGACGGTTATTATATGGAAGAGGTGCGGCGCGAGCTGATCGCCAAATACGGCACCGACGACAATGACGGCGCCAACAGCGTCTATGCCGGCGGATTGTGGGTGCGCTCGTCGCTCGACACCGCCGCGCAGAAGGCGGTCGAGCAGGCACTGCGCGATGGCCTCGTCCGGTTCGAGGCGGCCGCCGGCTGGCGCGGCCGTTCGGGCCATATCGACATTGGCGACGATTGGGCGGCGAAGCTTGCGAGCTTCGATCTCGGCACCGGCTATGCCAATTGGCGCAAGGCGCTGATCCTCGAGAAATCGCCCGCCAGCGCGCAGCTCGGCTTCGCCGACGGGACGACCTCGCAGCTTTTCCCATGGGGCGCGGCGGCACCGAAGCGCGGCATCGGTGGCCGCGCGTTCGACTTCCTGCACAAGGGCGACGTGGTGATCGTGGCGCCCGCCGGATCGGGCTGGGCGCTGCGCTCGATCCCCGACGTGTCGGGCGGCATGGTGGTCGAGAATCCGCACACCGGTCAGGTGCTCGCGATGCAGGGCGGGTTCGATTCGCACCATCCGTTCAACCGCGCGACGCAGGCGTTCCGCCAGCCGGGCTCGTCGTTCAAGCCGTTCGTCTACATGGCGGCGCTGGAAAGCGGGATGACACCCGCCTCGATCATCGTCGACGGGCCGTTCTGCGTGTTCCAGACCGCGCAGCTCGGCACCAAATGCTTCCGCAATTTCTCCGGCGGCTATGCGGGCCCGCAGACGATGCGCTGGGGCGTCGAGCAGTCGCGCAACCTGATGACGGTGCGCGCCGCCAGCCAGGCGGGCATGGACAAGGTGGTCGGCGTCGCCAAGGATTTCGGCGTGGGCACCTATCCGCCCTACATCGCTTATTCGCTGGGCGCAGGCGAGACGACCGTACTGCGCATGGTCAACGCTTATTCGGAGCTCGCCAATCAGGGCCGGTCGCTCACCCCCTCGCTGATCGATTATGTGCAGGATCGCCACGGCAAGGTGATCTGGCGCGCCGACGAGCGGCCGTGCGAGGGCTGCAACGCGCCCGACTGGAATGGCGGCGCGATGCCGCGGCCGCGGCCGCGCAGCCACCAGGTGATCGACGCGATGACCGCCTATCAGATGGTCCACATCATGGAGGGCGTGGTCCAGCGCGGCACCGCCACGGCGCTGCGCGATCTCGGCCGGCCGATGTTCGGCAAGACCGGCACGAACACCGGCCCGACCAACGTCTGGTTCGTCGGCGGATCGGCCGATCTCGTCGGCGGCGTCTATATCGGCTACGACAAGCCGCGCCCGATGGGCGGCTATGCGCAGGGCGGCACGATCGCCGCGCCGATCTTCCGCCAGTTCGCGACGGTGGCGATGAAGGACATGCCGGTGGTGCCGTTCAAGGTCGCGCCGGGCATCCGCATGGTGACGATCGACCGACGTTCGGGCCGCAAGATCTTCGGCGCGTGGCCGTCGCCCGATCCGTTGTCGCCCGTCATCTGGGAGGCGTTCAAGCCCGAAAGCGAGCCCCGCCGCGTGATCGGCAAGGCTGAGCTCGCCCAGCGCCCGGCCGAGAAGCGCGCGATCCGCAGCGACAGCGACTTCTTGCAGGCGACGGGGGGTATTTACTAG
- a CDS encoding class I SAM-dependent methyltransferase → MIRACIVAAALAVASPAFSAAPAGYAAAIADPGRPAADTARDAERKPAEMLAFAGVKPGMVVMDLVPGGGYFTRLFSAAVGPKGKVIAYVPDEFAQKVAKALPAIQPVIAEPGRGNVMISHDPLMAPAPPGTIDIVWTSENYHDLHNLGGVDVAAFDKRVFDALRPGGVFVVMDHVAPAGSGFANTSDLHRVDPAAVRKEIESAGFKFDGESSVLANPDDPHTAKVFDPAIRGKTDKFLYRFRKPG, encoded by the coding sequence ATGATCCGTGCCTGCATCGTCGCAGCGGCGTTGGCCGTCGCATCGCCCGCATTCTCGGCAGCGCCGGCCGGCTATGCCGCCGCCATCGCCGATCCCGGCCGCCCCGCCGCCGACACGGCGCGCGATGCCGAGCGCAAGCCTGCCGAGATGCTCGCCTTCGCAGGCGTGAAGCCCGGCATGGTGGTGATGGATCTGGTGCCGGGCGGCGGCTATTTCACCCGCTTGTTCTCCGCTGCGGTCGGCCCGAAGGGCAAGGTGATCGCCTACGTCCCCGACGAATTCGCGCAGAAGGTGGCCAAGGCGCTGCCGGCGATCCAGCCGGTGATCGCCGAGCCGGGGCGCGGCAACGTGATGATCTCGCACGATCCGCTGATGGCGCCGGCACCGCCCGGCACGATCGACATCGTCTGGACGTCGGAAAATTATCACGACCTGCACAATCTGGGCGGGGTCGACGTCGCCGCGTTCGACAAGCGCGTGTTCGACGCGCTGCGCCCCGGCGGCGTGTTCGTCGTGATGGACCATGTCGCGCCCGCGGGCTCGGGCTTCGCCAACACCAGCGACCTGCACCGCGTCGATCCGGCGGCGGTACGCAAGGAAATCGAATCGGCGGGCTTCAAGTTCGATGGGGAGTCGTCGGTGCTGGCGAACCCCGACGATCCACACACCGCCAAGGTGTTCGATCCCGCGATCCGCGGCAAGACCGACAAGTTCCTCTACCGCTTCCGGAAGCCGGGCTGA
- the hflC gene encoding protease modulator HflC, with product MLRRNLLWWAGIALVLLAATAASLAVVPETRQALVLRFGKPVRVINAYHPGETFGGTGAGLVGRVPFVENLVWIDKRVLDFDMQRQAVLSTDQLRLEVDAYARYRIVNPVQMYVAAGTERRVSDALKPILGSALRNELGKRPFAALLTPERDVVMGNIRNALARVAAQYGAEIVDVRIKRADLPDGTPLESAFNRMRTARQQEARSIEAEGRREAQIVMGEADAEAAKTYAASFGKDANFYDFYRAMQSYRTTFGTDDENPRGAASIILSPDNDYLRQFRGSRR from the coding sequence ATGCTCAGGCGCAATCTCCTGTGGTGGGCCGGCATCGCGCTGGTGCTGCTGGCGGCCACGGCGGCGAGCCTCGCGGTGGTGCCCGAAACGCGGCAGGCACTGGTGCTGCGCTTCGGCAAGCCGGTGCGCGTCATCAACGCCTATCATCCGGGCGAAACGTTCGGCGGCACCGGCGCGGGGCTCGTCGGGCGCGTGCCGTTCGTCGAGAATCTCGTCTGGATCGACAAGCGCGTGCTGGATTTCGACATGCAGCGCCAGGCGGTGCTCTCGACCGACCAGCTGCGGCTCGAGGTCGACGCTTATGCGCGTTACCGCATCGTCAATCCGGTGCAGATGTATGTCGCGGCCGGCACCGAGCGCCGGGTGAGCGACGCGCTGAAGCCGATCCTCGGCTCGGCGCTGCGCAACGAACTGGGCAAGCGCCCGTTCGCCGCGCTGCTGACGCCCGAACGCGACGTGGTGATGGGCAATATCCGCAACGCGCTCGCCCGCGTCGCCGCGCAATATGGCGCCGAGATCGTCGACGTGCGGATCAAGCGCGCCGATTTGCCCGACGGCACGCCGCTGGAAAGCGCGTTCAACCGCATGCGCACCGCGCGCCAGCAGGAGGCGCGCTCGATCGAGGCCGAGGGCCGGCGCGAGGCGCAGATCGTGATGGGCGAGGCCGACGCCGAGGCCGCCAAGACCTATGCCGCGAGCTTCGGCAAGGATGCCAATTTCTACGATTTCTACCGTGCGATGCAGTCATATCGGACGACATTCGGCACCGATGATGAAAATCCGCGCGGTGCCGCCTCGATCATCCTGTCGCCCGACAATGACTATCTCCGTCAATTCCGGGGTTCGCGGCGGTAA
- a CDS encoding Do family serine endopeptidase, translating to MRYAYALTGAMLVGGAAATVVLQQPLGAQVAQNAPSQMAASAPRGAPMSFADLAAKLQPAVVNISTTQKVQVPQQQNPFAGTPFGDFFRRFGGQGDDNGGGNGGGSNGGGSGGTPATRDAVSLGSGFIISADGYIVTNNHVISGIPTEQGKVTVTSITVTLPDRKEYKATVVGKDATSDLAVLKIDAQNLPFVQFGDSTHTRVGDWVIAIGNPFALGGTVTAGIVSAIHRSITAGPYDRYIQTDAAINQGNSGGPMFDLNGNVVGINTAIYSPSGGNVGIGFAIPAEQAKPVVLQLMKGQKIRRGYLGVAIQPMDESIAAALKLPKDRGQLVARVESGQPAAKAGIQQGDVITRVNNVEITPDNTLSYIVAGLPVGAHVPIDLIRNGKPMTFTAVLTERPSEDKIASAEDGDDDNGPTTPEGQSAPASVRSALGISLQTLTPAIAQQLGVTTARGVVVTSVDPSSDAASKGLQQKDIILAIAQRPVSNGADAAAAVDAAKRAGFKTILLLVQRGNRPAIYLGVDLVAGK from the coding sequence GTGCGCTATGCTTATGCCCTGACCGGAGCCATGTTGGTCGGTGGTGCCGCCGCGACGGTCGTCCTGCAGCAACCACTCGGTGCGCAGGTCGCGCAGAACGCGCCGTCGCAGATGGCCGCCTCCGCCCCGCGCGGCGCGCCGATGAGCTTCGCCGATCTCGCCGCGAAGCTGCAGCCGGCAGTGGTCAACATCTCCACCACGCAGAAGGTGCAGGTTCCCCAGCAGCAGAATCCGTTCGCGGGCACGCCGTTCGGCGACTTCTTCCGCCGCTTCGGCGGGCAGGGCGACGATAATGGCGGCGGCAACGGTGGTGGCAGCAATGGCGGCGGGAGCGGCGGCACGCCGGCGACGCGCGATGCGGTGTCGCTCGGCTCGGGCTTCATCATCTCGGCCGACGGCTACATCGTCACCAACAACCACGTCATCTCGGGCATCCCCACCGAGCAGGGCAAGGTGACGGTCACGTCGATCACGGTCACGCTGCCGGATCGCAAGGAATATAAGGCGACGGTGGTCGGCAAGGACGCGACCTCCGATCTCGCCGTGCTCAAGATCGATGCGCAGAACCTGCCGTTCGTGCAGTTCGGCGATTCCACCCACACCCGCGTCGGCGACTGGGTGATCGCGATCGGCAATCCGTTCGCGCTCGGCGGCACGGTCACCGCCGGTATCGTCTCGGCGATCCACCGCAGCATCACCGCTGGCCCCTATGATCGCTACATCCAGACCGATGCGGCGATCAACCAGGGCAATTCGGGCGGCCCGATGTTCGATCTGAACGGCAACGTCGTCGGCATCAACACGGCGATCTACTCGCCCTCGGGCGGCAATGTCGGCATCGGCTTTGCCATCCCGGCCGAGCAGGCCAAGCCGGTCGTGCTGCAGCTGATGAAGGGGCAGAAGATCCGTCGCGGCTATCTCGGGGTCGCCATCCAGCCGATGGACGAGAGCATCGCCGCCGCGCTGAAGCTGCCCAAGGATCGTGGCCAGCTCGTCGCGCGCGTCGAGTCGGGCCAGCCCGCCGCCAAGGCCGGCATCCAGCAGGGCGACGTCATCACCCGCGTCAACAATGTCGAGATCACGCCGGACAACACCCTGTCCTACATCGTCGCCGGCCTGCCGGTCGGCGCGCACGTGCCGATCGACCTGATCCGCAACGGCAAGCCGATGACCTTCACTGCGGTGCTGACCGAGCGGCCGTCGGAGGACAAGATCGCCTCGGCCGAGGACGGCGACGACGATAACGGCCCGACCACGCCCGAGGGCCAGAGCGCGCCCGCATCGGTGCGCAGCGCGCTCGGCATCTCGCTGCAGACGCTGACGCCGGCGATCGCGCAGCAACTGGGCGTCACCACCGCGCGCGGCGTGGTCGTGACCAGCGTCGATCCGTCGAGCGACGCAGCGTCGAAGGGCCTGCAGCAGAAGGACATCATCCTCGCCATCGCGCAGCGCCCGGTGTCGAACGGGGCGGATGCGGCGGCGGCGGTCGATGCCGCCAAGCGCGCCGGCTTCAAGACGATCCTGCTGCTCGTCCAGCGCGGCAACCGCCCGGCCATCTACCTGGGCGTCGATCTGGTCGCGGGCAAGTAA